From a single Micromonospora sp. WMMD1102 genomic region:
- a CDS encoding FAD-dependent monooxygenase gives MAASQLRVLVVGAGIAGLAVARTLRLAGFRPDVTERSSGLDAPEIGLFLPGNAERALREIGLDDPVRPFGQVIRCQRFLDAQGRELCEVDLDKLWSGVGECRGLPRSDLHRVLLSGAGGEVRYDTEVRALQLHRDAVTVTFGDDSQHEYDLVVGADGRRSAIRALAALGGPARPAGQVGYRSVVSGGPPLTEWTGLLGERAAFVAVPIGAGRLHCYADEVGSVAPADPLARVRELFAGYGGPVPAILEAMERVQVTRADEVELGAWSRGRVVLVGDAAHATAPTLAQGAAMACEDALVLARCLARSATVPEALYGYECRRRPRIKWVLDRTRDRDRTRNVPAPLRDPLLRIRGGKIFQEHYRLLVDPA, from the coding sequence ATGGCCGCATCCCAGCTGCGCGTTCTCGTCGTCGGTGCGGGGATCGCCGGCCTGGCGGTCGCGCGTACCCTCCGGCTGGCCGGGTTCCGGCCCGACGTGACCGAGCGGTCGTCCGGGCTCGACGCGCCCGAGATCGGCCTCTTCCTTCCCGGCAACGCCGAACGGGCGCTGCGGGAGATCGGGCTGGACGATCCGGTCCGGCCGTTCGGCCAGGTCATCCGCTGCCAGCGGTTCCTGGACGCGCAGGGCCGGGAACTCTGCGAGGTCGACCTCGACAAGCTCTGGTCGGGTGTCGGCGAGTGTCGCGGGCTGCCCCGTTCCGACCTGCACCGGGTGTTGCTCAGCGGAGCCGGCGGCGAGGTCCGGTACGACACCGAGGTCCGCGCCCTCCAGCTGCACCGGGACGCCGTCACGGTCACCTTCGGCGACGACAGCCAGCACGAGTACGACCTGGTGGTCGGTGCCGACGGACGGCGCTCGGCGATCCGGGCGCTGGCCGCGCTCGGCGGCCCGGCCCGGCCGGCGGGGCAGGTCGGCTATCGCAGCGTGGTCAGCGGCGGGCCGCCGCTGACCGAGTGGACCGGGCTGCTCGGCGAGCGGGCCGCGTTCGTGGCCGTGCCGATCGGTGCCGGCCGGCTGCACTGTTACGCCGACGAGGTCGGCAGCGTGGCGCCGGCCGACCCGCTGGCCCGGGTCCGGGAACTCTTCGCCGGGTACGGCGGCCCGGTGCCGGCCATCCTGGAGGCGATGGAACGGGTGCAGGTGACCCGGGCCGACGAGGTGGAACTGGGTGCGTGGTCCCGGGGCCGGGTGGTGCTCGTCGGCGACGCCGCGCACGCCACCGCGCCGACGCTGGCCCAGGGCGCCGCGATGGCCTGCGAGGACGCCCTGGTGCTGGCCCGTTGCCTGGCCCGGTCGGCGACCGTGCCCGAGGCGCTGTACGGCTACGAGTGCCGGCGCCGCCCCCGGATCAAGTGGGTGCTGGACCGGACCCGGGACCGGGACCGGACCCGGAACGTCCCCGCCCCGCTGCGCGACCCGCTGCTGCGGATCCGGGGCGGCAAGATCTTCCAGGAGCACTACCGTCTCCTCGTCGACCCGGCCTGA
- the ctaD gene encoding cytochrome c oxidase subunit I encodes MTTVAPKPIVTRPWPVRQPVKGSAFTRLLRTTDAKQIGIMYMVTAFAFFMIGGLMALLMRAELARPGLQFLSPEQYNQLFTMHGTIMLLFFATPIVFAFANFVVPIQIGAPDVSFPRLNSFAYWLYLFGGTLAMGGFLTPGGAADFGWFAYTPLSNVEHSPGVGANMWIVGLAISGLGTILGGVNMITTILTLRAPGMTMFRMPIFTWNILVTSLLVIMVFPLLAAALFALAADRILGAHVFDAETGGPMLWQHLFWFFGHPEVYIVALPFFGIISEVIPVFSRKPIFGYKGLVGATIAIAALSMSVWAHHMFATGQVLLPFFSFLSFLIAVPTGMKFFNWIGTMWRGQISFESPMLWSIGFLVTFLFGGLTGVLLASPPVDFHVSDSYFVVAHFHYVLFGTIVFAVYAGIYFWFPKMFGRMLDERLGKVHFWLTFIGFHTTFLVQHWLGNEGMPRRYADYQAIDNFTTLNMISTIGSFITGISTLPFLYNVWKSYKAGPVVEVEDPWGHGNSLEWATSSPPPLRNFDRMPRIRSERPAFDHKYPELAAGGQSLAGPPEGGAKPLTSESDHGASYTEDTASNVDKR; translated from the coding sequence GTGACCACCGTCGCACCCAAGCCGATCGTGACCCGGCCCTGGCCGGTCCGCCAGCCGGTCAAGGGCTCGGCATTCACGCGGCTGCTGCGTACGACGGACGCGAAGCAGATCGGGATCATGTATATGGTCACCGCGTTCGCGTTCTTCATGATCGGTGGCCTGATGGCGCTGCTGATGCGCGCCGAGCTGGCCCGGCCGGGGCTCCAGTTCCTGTCGCCGGAGCAGTACAACCAGCTCTTCACCATGCACGGCACGATCATGCTGCTCTTCTTCGCTACGCCGATCGTCTTCGCGTTCGCGAACTTCGTGGTGCCGATCCAGATCGGCGCGCCGGACGTGTCGTTCCCCCGGCTGAACAGCTTCGCGTACTGGCTCTACCTGTTCGGCGGGACGCTGGCGATGGGCGGCTTCCTGACCCCCGGCGGGGCGGCCGACTTCGGCTGGTTCGCGTACACCCCGCTGAGCAACGTCGAGCACTCGCCCGGGGTCGGCGCGAACATGTGGATCGTCGGCCTGGCCATCTCCGGTCTGGGCACGATCCTCGGTGGCGTCAACATGATCACGACGATCCTGACGCTCCGGGCGCCCGGCATGACGATGTTCCGGATGCCGATCTTCACCTGGAACATCCTGGTCACCAGCCTCCTGGTGATCATGGTCTTCCCGCTGCTCGCGGCGGCCCTCTTCGCGCTCGCCGCGGACCGGATCCTCGGCGCGCACGTCTTCGACGCCGAGACCGGCGGGCCGATGCTCTGGCAGCACCTCTTCTGGTTCTTCGGGCACCCCGAGGTCTACATCGTCGCGCTGCCGTTCTTCGGCATCATCAGCGAGGTCATCCCGGTCTTCTCCCGCAAGCCGATCTTCGGCTACAAGGGCCTGGTCGGCGCCACCATCGCGATCGCGGCGCTCTCGATGAGCGTCTGGGCGCACCACATGTTCGCCACCGGCCAGGTGCTGCTGCCGTTCTTCTCGTTCCTGAGCTTCCTCATCGCCGTGCCGACCGGCATGAAGTTCTTCAACTGGATCGGCACGATGTGGCGGGGCCAGATCAGCTTCGAGAGCCCGATGCTCTGGTCGATCGGCTTCCTGGTCACCTTCCTCTTCGGCGGCCTCACCGGCGTACTGCTGGCCAGCCCGCCTGTCGACTTCCACGTCTCCGACTCGTACTTCGTGGTGGCGCACTTCCACTACGTGCTCTTCGGCACCATCGTCTTCGCCGTCTACGCCGGCATCTACTTCTGGTTCCCGAAGATGTTCGGCCGGATGCTGGACGAGCGACTCGGCAAGGTGCACTTCTGGCTGACCTTCATCGGCTTCCACACCACGTTCCTGGTGCAGCACTGGCTCGGCAACGAGGGCATGCCCCGGCGGTACGCCGACTACCAGGCGATCGACAACTTCACCACGCTGAACATGATCTCCACGATCGGTTCGTTCATCACCGGCATCTCGACCCTGCCGTTCCTCTACAACGTCTGGAAGTCGTACAAGGCCGGTCCGGTGGTCGAGGTCGAGGACCCGTGGGGGCACGGCAACTCGCTGGAGTGGGCGACCAGCTCCCCGCCGCCGCTGCGCAACTTCGACCGGATGCCCCGGATCCGCTCCGAGCGGCCGGCGTTCGACCACAAGTACCCGGAACTGGCTGCCGGCGGGCAGTCGCTGGCCGGCCCGCCCGAGGGTGGCGCCAAGCCGCTGACCAGCGAATCCGACCACGGCGCCAGCTATACCGAGGACACCGCCAGCAACGTCGACAAGCGGTAG
- a CDS encoding MFS transporter has protein sequence MTLTPYRETLALPGVRSLMLLALLVRIPKTMTLLALTLYVVTHLGHGYAAAGLGGAAMTVGSALSAPVLGRLVDRRGLRPVLVLTTVAEAAFWFGAPLMPYPVLLGGALLAGLLTLPVFSVVRQSIAALVPEQRRRPAYALDSMGVELSFMVGPAVAVLLATSVSPRATLLLVGAGILLAGGALVWLDPPTRDGGEPAAHGATPARREWLTPRLVGMLAITAAATLVLGGTDVAVVAVLRDADQVHWTGLVLAVWAVCSLVGGFAYGMLTRPAPPLAIVVLLGICTVPVGLGGRQWWTLCLALLPAGLLCAPALAATSHAVSQLAPSGARGEAMGLQNSALTVGLALGAPLAGAVMDASAPAWGFVATGLVGTLLGLTLLPVELRRRRAAAARPVPADATGAPGAAGAGRPATPTKA, from the coding sequence ATGACACTCACGCCCTACCGGGAGACGCTGGCGCTGCCCGGAGTCCGGTCCCTGATGCTGCTCGCCCTGCTGGTCCGGATCCCCAAGACGATGACCCTGCTGGCGCTCACCCTCTATGTGGTGACGCACCTCGGGCACGGGTACGCGGCGGCCGGGCTGGGGGGTGCGGCGATGACGGTCGGCTCCGCGCTCTCCGCCCCGGTGCTGGGCCGGCTGGTGGACCGGCGGGGCCTCCGGCCGGTACTCGTGCTGACCACCGTCGCCGAGGCGGCGTTCTGGTTCGGCGCGCCGCTGATGCCGTACCCGGTGCTGCTGGGCGGGGCGCTGCTTGCCGGGCTGCTGACCCTGCCGGTCTTCTCGGTGGTCCGGCAGTCGATCGCCGCGCTGGTGCCGGAGCAGCGGCGCCGGCCGGCGTACGCGCTGGACTCGATGGGGGTCGAGCTGTCCTTCATGGTCGGCCCGGCCGTGGCGGTGCTGCTGGCCACCAGCGTGTCGCCCCGGGCCACCCTGCTGCTGGTCGGCGCCGGCATCCTGCTGGCGGGCGGGGCGCTGGTCTGGCTCGACCCGCCGACCCGGGACGGTGGCGAGCCGGCGGCACACGGGGCCACGCCGGCCCGCCGGGAGTGGCTGACGCCCCGGCTGGTCGGGATGCTGGCGATCACCGCCGCCGCCACCCTGGTGCTCGGCGGCACCGACGTCGCCGTGGTGGCCGTGCTGCGTGACGCCGACCAGGTGCACTGGACCGGGCTGGTGCTAGCCGTCTGGGCCGTCTGTTCCCTGGTCGGCGGCTTCGCGTACGGCATGCTGACCCGGCCGGCCCCGCCGCTGGCCATCGTCGTGCTGCTCGGGATCTGCACGGTACCGGTCGGACTCGGCGGCCGGCAGTGGTGGACGCTCTGCCTCGCCCTGCTCCCGGCCGGGCTGCTCTGCGCACCGGCGCTGGCCGCCACCTCGCACGCGGTGAGCCAGCTCGCCCCGTCCGGGGCCCGGGGTGAGGCGATGGGTCTACAGAACTCGGCGCTCACGGTGGGGCTCGCCCTCGGCGCGCCACTGGCCGGCGCGGTGATGGACGCCTCCGCACCCGCCTGGGGGTTCGTCGCCACCGGCCTGGTCGGCACGCTGCTCGGGCTGACCCTGCTCCCCGTCGAGCTGCGCCGCCGCCGCGCCGCGGCCGCACGGCCGGTCCCCGCCGACGCCACCGGGGCCCCCGGAGCCGCCGGAGCCGGCCGGCCGGCTACTCCGACGAAGGCGTGA
- a CDS encoding isochorismatase family protein encodes MSRALIIVDVQNDFCEGGSLAVAGGAGVAAGISRLLAAEPDRWEHVVATKDYHVDPGAHFGDPPDYVDSWPRHCVAGTEGSQFHPDLATDRIEAVFRKGERAAAYSGFEGTTEPAEGAQGLADWLRERAVDRVEVVGIATDHCVRATALDAARSGFATTVLLDLTAGVDPGSTDAALGMLREAGVTLRGTPRT; translated from the coding sequence CTGATCATCGTCGACGTGCAGAACGACTTCTGCGAGGGCGGCTCCCTCGCCGTGGCCGGCGGGGCCGGGGTGGCGGCCGGGATCTCCCGGCTGCTGGCGGCCGAGCCGGACCGCTGGGAGCACGTCGTGGCGACCAAGGACTACCACGTCGATCCGGGGGCGCACTTCGGTGACCCGCCCGACTACGTGGACTCCTGGCCCCGGCACTGCGTCGCCGGCACCGAGGGCTCGCAGTTCCATCCGGACCTGGCCACCGACCGGATCGAGGCGGTGTTCCGCAAGGGCGAGCGGGCGGCGGCGTACTCCGGATTCGAGGGGACCACCGAGCCGGCCGAGGGGGCGCAGGGGCTGGCGGACTGGCTCCGGGAGCGGGCGGTCGACCGCGTCGAGGTGGTCGGGATCGCCACCGACCACTGTGTCCGGGCCACCGCGCTGGACGCCGCCCGGTCCGGCTTCGCCACCACCGTACTGCTCGACCTGACCGCCGGGGTGGACCCGGGCAGCACCGACGCGGCGCTGGGCATGCTCCGGGAGGCCGGCGTGACCCTGCGGGGTACGCCCCGGACCTGA